From the Aquipuribacter sp. SD81 genome, one window contains:
- a CDS encoding TIGR03618 family F420-dependent PPOX class oxidoreductase has protein sequence MPVPPLPDDVTELLRRPNPAVMATLGKDGRPVTVATWYLLEDDGRVLLGLDAARARIEHLRRDPRVSLTVLAADDWYTHVSVQGRVGPITDDVGLEGIDRLARHYTGNEYAVRDRPRVVCHLEVERWHGWGRAKQD, from the coding sequence GTGCCCGTCCCGCCCCTGCCCGACGACGTCACCGAGCTGCTGCGCCGCCCGAACCCCGCCGTCATGGCGACGCTCGGCAAGGACGGCCGACCCGTGACCGTCGCCACCTGGTACCTGCTGGAGGACGACGGCCGGGTCCTGCTCGGCCTGGACGCCGCGCGGGCCCGGATCGAGCACCTGCGCCGCGACCCCCGCGTCTCGTTGACGGTCCTCGCGGCCGACGACTGGTACACGCACGTGAGCGTCCAGGGCCGGGTCGGCCCCATCACCGACGACGTCGGGCTCGAGGGCATCGACCGGCTCGCACGGCACTACACCGGCAACGAGTACGCCGTCCGTGACCGGCCGCGCGTCGTGTGCCACCTCGAGGTGGAGCGCTGGCACGGCTGGGGCCGCGCGAAGCAGGACTGA
- a CDS encoding DMT family transporter: MARTEAAAPGPRPGPVDDSALTPRERLRHRAVVVVSLVSTVLVGIGVASQSRVNGELSPRMVPPAVAAPGWAGLASERVAAGLDTAILSFGIGLAVVTTGALLTPRGRRGLRAVGSSLRHGRLRWWQLLGGAGGATLVTSQGVAVPALGVAVFTVTIVAGVTVAGLVVDRVGLSPNGVRPWTPRRVLGALLAVGGVTLSVSGGLGEGGGAPVLALVGALLLAFVAGSLTAAQQAVNGHVAVHAGSPWVAGVVNFTVGLTTLVLARLVLVGTARPALPPPAEQWWLYLSGPIGVSFIVLAALLVRTLGVLVLGLGNTAGQLVGSIALDELFPTAAGRPGAVELVAAVVIFAAVALAASRPRRRAP, translated from the coding sequence GTGGCACGTACCGAGGCGGCTGCGCCCGGTCCGCGTCCCGGCCCGGTCGACGACAGCGCCCTCACCCCCCGCGAGCGGCTGCGGCACCGTGCGGTCGTCGTCGTCTCGCTGGTGTCGACCGTCCTCGTCGGGATCGGGGTCGCGTCGCAGTCGCGGGTCAACGGCGAGCTCTCCCCGCGGATGGTGCCGCCGGCCGTCGCCGCCCCGGGCTGGGCGGGCCTCGCGAGCGAGCGGGTCGCCGCGGGTCTCGACACCGCGATCCTGTCCTTCGGCATCGGCCTCGCCGTCGTGACGACCGGCGCCCTCCTCACCCCCCGCGGCCGGCGTGGGCTGCGCGCCGTGGGCTCCTCGCTGCGCCACGGCCGTCTGCGCTGGTGGCAGCTGCTCGGCGGCGCGGGGGGCGCGACCCTCGTCACGAGCCAGGGCGTCGCCGTCCCGGCCCTCGGCGTCGCGGTCTTCACCGTCACCATCGTCGCCGGCGTCACGGTCGCGGGCCTGGTCGTCGACCGGGTCGGGCTGTCGCCGAACGGGGTGCGGCCGTGGACGCCCCGGCGGGTGCTCGGCGCGCTGCTGGCGGTCGGCGGGGTCACCCTCAGCGTGTCGGGCGGCCTCGGCGAGGGTGGCGGCGCCCCGGTCCTCGCGCTGGTGGGGGCGCTGCTGCTCGCCTTCGTGGCCGGGTCCCTGACGGCCGCGCAGCAGGCCGTGAACGGGCACGTCGCCGTGCACGCCGGCTCGCCGTGGGTCGCCGGGGTGGTCAACTTCACCGTCGGGCTCACGACGCTCGTCCTCGCCCGCCTCGTGCTCGTCGGCACCGCCCGGCCCGCGCTCCCGCCGCCGGCGGAGCAGTGGTGGCTGTACCTGTCCGGCCCCATCGGGGTCAGCTTCATCGTGCTCGCGGCGCTGCTCGTGCGGACCCTCGGCGTGCTCGTGCTCGGGCTCGGCAACACCGCCGGACAGCTCGTCGGGTCCATCGCCCTCGACGAGCTGTTCCCGACCGCGGCCGGGCGCCCCGGCGCCGTCGAGCTCGTCGCGGCCGTCGTCATCTTCGCCGCGGTCGCCCTCGCGGCGAGCCGCCCCCGCCGGCGCGCCCCGTGA
- the purB gene encoding adenylosuccinate lyase, producing MSEQPPSRTAVRLAAELGDVTLSPLDGRYRPAVEGLLEHLSEPALNRERLRIEVAWLLHLTKRQVLPGVRRLRDEEVHRLHGIAAAFDADTVAELKDIERVTVHDVKAVEYLLKDRLRGSSLEDVAEVVHFACTSEDVNNLAYARLVQRAVREVWLPAAGGVVEQLGGMARQYRAVPMLARTHGQPATPTTMGKELAVLTHRLQRQLERVRHADYLGKINGATGTYAAHVAAVPDADWEDVARDFVEGLGLTWNPLTTQIEPHDWQAELYADVARFNRVLHNLCTDVWTYISQGYFTQVTTAGSIGSSTMPHKVNPIRFENAEANLELSNALLDSLQQTLVTSRLQRDLTDSTTQRNIGVALGHALVALDNVARGLAGLDVDTAVLDADLEGSWEVLGEAVQTVMRLHGLPNPYERLKDLTRGQRVDGPAMAEFVRGLGLPAEAEQRLLALTPQGYTGLADALVDHLEPSWHPDDDGLDALEAGD from the coding sequence GTGAGCGAGCAGCCGCCGTCCCGCACCGCCGTCCGCCTGGCCGCCGAGCTCGGCGACGTCACCCTCAGCCCGCTCGACGGGCGCTACCGCCCGGCGGTCGAGGGGCTGCTCGAGCACCTGTCGGAGCCCGCGCTCAACCGCGAGCGGCTCCGCATCGAGGTCGCGTGGCTGCTGCACCTCACCAAGCGGCAGGTGCTGCCGGGCGTGCGGCGGCTGCGCGACGAGGAGGTCCACCGCCTCCACGGCATCGCGGCCGCGTTCGACGCCGACACCGTCGCGGAGCTCAAGGACATCGAGCGCGTGACCGTGCACGACGTCAAGGCCGTCGAGTACCTGCTCAAGGACCGCCTGCGCGGCAGCTCCCTGGAGGACGTCGCCGAGGTCGTCCACTTCGCGTGCACGAGCGAGGACGTCAACAACCTCGCGTACGCCCGGCTCGTCCAGCGCGCGGTGCGCGAGGTCTGGCTGCCCGCGGCCGGGGGCGTCGTGGAGCAGCTCGGCGGGATGGCGCGGCAGTACCGGGCCGTGCCGATGCTCGCGCGCACCCACGGGCAGCCCGCGACGCCGACGACGATGGGCAAGGAGCTCGCCGTGCTCACCCACCGGCTGCAGCGGCAGCTCGAGCGGGTCCGGCACGCCGACTACCTCGGCAAGATCAACGGCGCGACGGGCACGTACGCCGCGCACGTCGCGGCCGTGCCGGACGCGGACTGGGAGGACGTGGCCCGCGACTTCGTCGAGGGGCTCGGGCTCACGTGGAACCCGCTCACCACGCAGATCGAGCCGCACGACTGGCAGGCGGAGCTGTACGCCGACGTCGCGCGCTTCAACCGGGTGCTGCACAACCTCTGCACCGACGTGTGGACCTACATCTCGCAGGGCTACTTCACGCAGGTGACGACGGCGGGCTCGATCGGCTCGAGCACGATGCCCCACAAGGTCAACCCCATCCGCTTCGAGAACGCCGAGGCCAACCTCGAGCTGTCGAACGCGCTGCTCGACAGCCTCCAGCAGACGCTCGTGACGAGCCGGCTGCAGCGCGACCTCACCGACTCCACGACGCAGCGGAACATCGGCGTCGCGCTCGGGCACGCCCTCGTCGCCCTCGACAACGTGGCGCGCGGTCTCGCGGGCCTCGACGTCGACACGGCCGTGCTCGACGCCGACCTCGAGGGGTCGTGGGAGGTGCTCGGGGAGGCCGTGCAGACCGTCATGCGCCTGCACGGGCTGCCGAACCCGTACGAGCGGCTCAAGGACCTCACCCGCGGGCAGCGCGTCGACGGCCCCGCGATGGCGGAGTTCGTGCGCGGCCTCGGCCTGCCCGCCGAGGCGGAGCAGCGGCTGCTCGCGCTGACCCCGCAGGGCTACACCGGCCTCGCCGACGCGCTCGTCGACCACCTCGAGCCGTCGTGGCACCCGGACGACGACGGCCTCGACGCCCTGGAGGCCGGCGACTGA
- a CDS encoding hemolysin family protein: MNGVLTDALLVLAFILVGGVFAGSEIALVSLRDSQIDGLRRRGARGERVARLAADPNRFLSAVQVGVTVTGFFSASFGAATIAPAIAPSLEELGLSEAAAGTTAFVAVTLVVAAASLVLGELAPKRLALQRAEGLSLLVAGPLDLVARLLRPVIWLLGRATDGVVRLLGGDPAASREEIGEEELRSLVRDHEALDPDERRIVSEALELADKAVRDVLVPRTEVVVLAVDQTVDAALDEATGRPHSRYPVVGDTVDDVLGFVHVRDLYGAVRAGRGGRPLRDVVRRVPFLPESLPVLAAMSTMRRAAVHLAVVVDEYGGNAGIVTLEDLVEEVLGDIRDEYDPAPGPASGLPEGVVDLDGLLHVDDVPEHVPGLVVPAQGFETVAGFVLRELGRVARVGDRVSTPTHELEVVAMDGRRIERVRVRPTGPARPVEDG, from the coding sequence GTGAACGGCGTCCTCACCGACGCGCTCCTCGTGCTCGCCTTCATCCTCGTCGGCGGCGTCTTCGCGGGCAGCGAGATCGCGCTCGTCTCGCTGCGCGACAGCCAGATCGACGGCCTGCGCCGCCGCGGTGCGCGCGGCGAGCGCGTCGCCCGGCTCGCGGCCGACCCGAACCGGTTCCTGTCGGCGGTGCAGGTGGGCGTCACCGTCACCGGCTTCTTCTCCGCCTCCTTCGGCGCGGCGACCATCGCCCCCGCGATCGCGCCGTCGCTGGAGGAGCTCGGCCTCAGCGAGGCGGCGGCGGGCACGACGGCGTTCGTCGCCGTCACCCTCGTGGTCGCCGCGGCCTCGCTCGTGCTCGGCGAGCTCGCCCCCAAGCGGCTCGCCCTGCAGCGGGCCGAGGGCCTGTCCCTGCTCGTCGCGGGTCCGCTCGACCTCGTCGCCCGGCTGCTGCGGCCCGTCATCTGGCTGCTCGGTCGCGCGACGGACGGCGTCGTGCGGCTGCTCGGCGGCGACCCCGCCGCGAGCCGTGAGGAGATCGGCGAGGAGGAGCTGCGCTCGCTCGTCCGCGACCACGAGGCGCTCGACCCGGACGAGCGCCGCATCGTGAGCGAGGCGCTCGAGCTCGCCGACAAGGCCGTCCGCGACGTGCTCGTGCCCCGCACCGAGGTCGTCGTCCTGGCCGTCGACCAGACCGTCGACGCGGCGCTCGACGAGGCGACCGGCCGGCCGCACTCGCGCTACCCGGTCGTGGGGGACACGGTCGACGACGTCCTCGGCTTCGTCCACGTCCGCGACCTGTACGGCGCGGTCCGGGCGGGCCGCGGCGGGCGCCCGCTGCGCGACGTGGTCCGCCGGGTGCCCTTCCTGCCCGAGAGCCTGCCGGTGCTCGCGGCCATGAGCACGATGCGCCGGGCCGCGGTCCACCTCGCCGTCGTCGTCGACGAGTACGGCGGCAACGCCGGCATCGTCACGCTGGAGGACCTCGTCGAGGAGGTGCTCGGCGACATCCGCGACGAGTACGACCCGGCGCCCGGCCCGGCGTCGGGGCTGCCGGAGGGCGTCGTCGACCTCGACGGCCTGCTCCACGTCGACGACGTGCCCGAGCACGTGCCCGGCCTCGTCGTGCCCGCGCAGGGGTTCGAGACGGTCGCGGGCTTCGTGCTGCGCGAGCTCGGCCGCGTCGCCCGCGTCGGGGACCGCGTCAGCACGCCCACCCACGAGCTCGAGGTCGTCGCCATGGACGGCCGGCGCATCGAGCGGGTGCGGGTCCGCCCGACCGGGCCCGCCCGCCCGGTCGAGGACGGCTGA
- a CDS encoding fructosamine kinase family protein: MSGGPEAAAGGEGAGELLRLADDPDVFVKRRVDAPPGFFAVEAAGLRWLQVPGGVRVVEPVSVEAEALVLPRLPEVLPTPEAADDLGRRLAVTHAAGAPQLGSPPAGWDGDGFIGPLVLPMRPGTDWAPWYAEHRLLPYLRRAHDTGAVTADGSATIGRVLDRLVADPGVAGEPEPPARLHGDLWNGNVLWTAGGVVLVDPAAHGGHRETDLAMLALFDLPHLQRVLAAYDDAAPLQPGWQDRVGLHQLHPLLVHAVLFGGGYGAQAVEVAGRWA; the protein is encoded by the coding sequence GTGAGCGGGGGCCCGGAGGCCGCGGCGGGCGGCGAGGGCGCCGGGGAGCTCCTGCGCCTGGCCGACGACCCCGACGTGTTCGTCAAGCGCCGGGTCGACGCGCCGCCCGGCTTCTTCGCCGTCGAGGCCGCGGGCCTGCGGTGGCTGCAGGTGCCCGGCGGCGTCCGGGTCGTCGAGCCGGTGTCGGTCGAGGCGGAGGCGCTGGTCCTGCCGCGCCTGCCCGAGGTCCTGCCGACGCCCGAGGCGGCCGACGACCTGGGCCGCCGCCTCGCCGTCACGCACGCCGCCGGCGCCCCGCAGCTCGGCAGCCCGCCGGCCGGGTGGGACGGTGACGGCTTCATCGGCCCGCTCGTGCTGCCGATGCGTCCCGGCACCGACTGGGCCCCCTGGTACGCCGAGCACCGGCTGCTGCCGTACCTGCGGCGCGCCCACGACACCGGGGCGGTGACGGCGGACGGCTCCGCCACCATCGGCCGGGTGCTCGACCGGCTCGTCGCCGACCCGGGCGTGGCCGGGGAGCCGGAGCCCCCCGCCCGGCTCCACGGCGACCTGTGGAACGGCAACGTGCTCTGGACGGCCGGCGGGGTCGTGCTCGTCGACCCGGCCGCGCACGGCGGCCACCGCGAGACCGACCTCGCGATGCTCGCGCTGTTCGACCTGCCCCACCTGCAGCGCGTGCTCGCCGCCTACGACGACGCCGCTCCGCTGCAGCCGGGCTGGCAGGACCGGGTCGGCCTGCACCAGCTGCACCCGCTGCTGGTGCACGCGGTGCTGTTCGGCGGCGGCTACGGCGCGCAGGCGGTGGAGGTCGCCGGGCGCTGGGCCTGA
- a CDS encoding low molecular weight protein-tyrosine-phosphatase, which translates to MPPSPLSVCFVCSGNICRSPMGELVLTHLVDGAGLHGEVVVTSAGTGDWHIGERADSRTLTALAARGYDGSAHRARLFDPQWLPGLDLVLALDRGHQRTLRSWTANEQDRRKVRLLRSFDPEVADVADQAALGADIGRRLDVPDPYYSDLDAFDLVLDQVERACEGLLVHLQDHLARRGTGPDGTVAS; encoded by the coding sequence ATGCCCCCGAGCCCGCTGAGCGTGTGCTTCGTGTGCTCGGGCAACATCTGCCGCTCGCCCATGGGCGAGCTCGTCCTCACGCACCTCGTCGACGGCGCGGGCCTGCACGGGGAGGTGGTGGTGACCTCGGCGGGGACCGGCGACTGGCACATCGGCGAGCGCGCCGACTCCCGCACCCTCACCGCCCTCGCCGCGCGCGGGTACGACGGGAGCGCCCACCGGGCGCGGCTGTTCGACCCGCAGTGGCTGCCCGGCCTCGACCTCGTCCTCGCGCTCGACCGCGGTCACCAGCGCACCCTGCGCTCGTGGACGGCCAACGAGCAGGACCGGCGGAAGGTGCGGCTGCTGCGCTCCTTCGACCCGGAGGTGGCGGACGTCGCCGACCAGGCGGCCCTCGGCGCCGACATCGGCCGCCGGCTCGACGTGCCCGACCCCTACTACTCCGACCTCGACGCCTTCGACCTCGTGCTGGACCAGGTCGAGCGGGCGTGCGAGGGGCTCCTCGTGCACCTGCAGGACCACCTCGCGCGACGCGGGACCGGGCCGGACGGGACGGTCGCCTCGTGA
- a CDS encoding lycopene cyclase family protein — MTPTAPPPQRVDVLLAGGGGAARTVLLALAGAAHAGRLPGPLRVLVVDPVDPHDTEAAHRTWCSWGEPDTLLEPVVAAAWRHVRVRDARHDLVLDLDPLRYRLVRSADLAEHVEQRLTTAPGLAVEHVTAAVTALDERPDGTVDVSWPGGSARARLVLDSRPVRPARPGSVFWWQHFRGWTLPAGAVPGLDPAVAELMDFRTPQPERGLSFGYVLPLPDGRALAEYTEFSPARLDDAGYDRALRAYLDRLGVAAGVQPEHVETGAIPMTDARFARSAGPRVLRLGTAGGATRGSTGYTFSAMLRDARAVTDLLERGALAGTAPLHLPAPYPRRHRWFDAVQLRALEDGLVDGPAFFVRLFRRQPATRVLRFLDGATHVAEDVAVMSGAPAVAMTRAAAADGLARVRGRSRAGQAPAVPVPTARTRA, encoded by the coding sequence GTGACCCCCACCGCCCCGCCCCCCCAGCGGGTCGACGTGCTCCTGGCGGGCGGTGGCGGGGCGGCCCGGACCGTGCTGCTCGCCCTCGCCGGCGCCGCCCACGCCGGCCGGCTGCCCGGCCCGCTCCGTGTTCTCGTCGTCGACCCCGTCGACCCGCACGACACCGAGGCGGCGCACCGCACGTGGTGCTCGTGGGGCGAGCCCGACACCCTGCTCGAGCCGGTGGTCGCCGCCGCGTGGCGCCACGTGCGGGTGCGCGACGCCAGGCACGACCTCGTGCTCGACCTCGACCCCCTGCGCTACCGCCTCGTGCGCTCCGCCGACCTGGCCGAGCACGTCGAGCAGCGGCTCACGACCGCGCCGGGCCTGGCCGTCGAGCACGTCACCGCGGCGGTCACCGCGCTGGACGAGCGCCCCGACGGCACCGTCGACGTGTCGTGGCCGGGCGGCTCCGCCCGCGCGCGGCTCGTCCTGGACTCCCGGCCCGTGCGGCCCGCCCGGCCGGGGTCGGTGTTCTGGTGGCAGCACTTCCGCGGCTGGACGCTGCCCGCCGGCGCCGTGCCCGGGCTCGACCCGGCCGTCGCCGAGCTCATGGACTTCCGCACCCCGCAGCCGGAGCGCGGGCTGTCCTTCGGCTACGTGCTGCCGCTGCCGGACGGCCGGGCCCTCGCGGAGTACACCGAGTTCTCCCCGGCGCGTCTCGACGACGCCGGGTACGACCGGGCGCTGCGCGCCTACCTCGACCGGCTCGGGGTCGCCGCCGGCGTGCAGCCGGAGCACGTGGAGACCGGGGCGATCCCCATGACGGACGCCCGCTTCGCCCGCTCCGCCGGGCCGCGGGTGCTCCGGCTCGGCACCGCGGGCGGCGCGACCCGCGGGTCCACCGGCTACACCTTCTCCGCCATGCTGCGCGACGCGCGCGCCGTCACCGACCTCCTCGAGCGGGGGGCGCTCGCGGGCACGGCCCCGCTGCACCTGCCCGCGCCGTACCCGCGCCGGCACCGCTGGTTCGACGCCGTGCAGCTGCGCGCGCTGGAGGACGGCCTCGTCGACGGACCGGCGTTCTTCGTGCGCCTGTTCCGCCGGCAGCCCGCGACGCGGGTGCTGCGCTTCCTCGACGGTGCGACGCACGTCGCCGAGGACGTCGCCGTCATGTCCGGCGCCCCCGCCGTCGCGATGACCCGTGCCGCCGCCGCGGACGGCCTCGCCCGCGTGCGCGGCCGCTCACGCGCCGGGCAGGCGCCCGCGGTGCCCGTGCCGACGGCGCGGACCCGCGCGTGA
- the cls gene encoding cardiolipin synthase, with product MSAGPDGDGWDAGDVLLTLAGLGLLALGVFAVLTMLVVVPKNRRPSSATAWIIAIVLVPFAGLLAFFLIGSPALPKVRRDKQRNVDRLISERTREHGIGLERAPGPDWLDPVVRLNQRIGAMPMLHGNDARIWTGYDATIRAMTADVGAARDFVHVEFYILALDRTTEPFFDALAAAVARGVTVRVLLDHVGSWRSPGYRRTLRRLREAGVLWRLMLPVQPWFGRYQRPDLRNHRKVVVVDGRVGWVGSQNLVDRSYNRRANLRRGLQWQDLMVRVSGPVVQELDAVFATDWFSETDELLDVETPDALPGGVGSSTDAELLAEEHGPLSCQVVPSGPGFEHENNLRLFNSLLYAARSRVSITSPYFVPDESLLYAVTAAALRGVDVELFVPEEGDQFVVHHAQRSYYEQLLRSGVRIHRYPPPYVLHAKHMTVDDQVSVVGSSNLDMRSFSLDLEATLLVHGRGFCDDLRRVEDGYRAVSRELTLGEWLRRPGREQLFDNVARLSSALQ from the coding sequence GTGAGCGCGGGGCCGGACGGCGACGGGTGGGACGCCGGCGACGTGCTGCTGACCCTGGCGGGCCTGGGCCTGCTCGCCCTCGGGGTGTTCGCGGTGCTCACGATGCTCGTCGTCGTGCCCAAGAACCGCCGGCCGTCCTCGGCGACGGCGTGGATCATCGCGATCGTCCTCGTGCCCTTCGCGGGTCTGCTCGCGTTCTTCCTCATCGGCAGCCCCGCCCTGCCCAAGGTCCGACGGGACAAGCAGCGCAACGTCGACCGGCTCATCAGCGAGCGCACGCGCGAGCACGGCATCGGCCTCGAGCGGGCGCCCGGGCCGGACTGGCTCGACCCGGTCGTGCGGCTCAACCAGCGCATCGGCGCCATGCCCATGCTCCACGGCAACGACGCCCGCATCTGGACCGGCTACGACGCGACGATCCGCGCCATGACGGCCGACGTCGGCGCCGCGCGCGACTTCGTCCACGTCGAGTTCTACATCCTCGCCCTCGACCGCACGACCGAGCCGTTCTTCGACGCCCTCGCCGCCGCCGTCGCGCGCGGCGTGACGGTGCGGGTGCTGCTGGACCACGTCGGCTCGTGGCGCTCGCCCGGCTACCGCAGGACCCTGCGGCGGCTGCGGGAGGCGGGCGTGCTGTGGCGGCTCATGCTGCCGGTGCAGCCGTGGTTCGGCCGCTACCAGCGCCCCGACCTGCGCAACCACCGCAAGGTCGTCGTCGTGGACGGCCGCGTCGGCTGGGTGGGCTCGCAGAACCTCGTCGACCGCTCCTACAACCGCCGGGCGAACCTCCGCCGCGGGCTGCAGTGGCAGGACCTCATGGTGCGCGTGAGCGGCCCGGTCGTGCAGGAGCTCGACGCGGTCTTCGCCACCGACTGGTTCTCCGAGACCGACGAGCTGCTCGACGTCGAGACGCCGGACGCGCTGCCCGGCGGGGTCGGCAGCTCGACGGACGCCGAGCTGCTCGCGGAGGAGCACGGCCCGCTCAGCTGCCAGGTGGTGCCGAGCGGACCGGGGTTCGAGCACGAGAACAACCTGCGGCTGTTCAACTCGCTGCTGTACGCGGCCCGCTCGCGCGTGAGCATCACGAGCCCCTACTTCGTGCCGGACGAGTCGCTGCTGTACGCCGTCACCGCCGCCGCGCTGCGCGGGGTCGACGTCGAGCTGTTCGTGCCCGAGGAGGGCGACCAGTTCGTCGTGCACCACGCGCAGCGCTCGTACTACGAGCAGCTGCTGCGCTCCGGGGTGCGCATCCACCGCTACCCGCCGCCGTACGTGCTGCACGCCAAGCACATGACGGTCGACGACCAGGTGTCGGTCGTCGGCTCCTCGAACCTCGACATGCGCTCGTTCAGCCTCGACCTCGAGGCGACCCTGCTCGTGCACGGGCGCGGCTTCTGCGACGACCTGCGCCGGGTCGAGGACGGCTACCGCGCGGTCTCCCGGGAGCTCACCCTCGGCGAGTGGCTGCGCCGCCCCGGCCGGGAGCAGCTGTTCGACAACGTCGCGCGGCTGTCCTCGGCCCTGCAGTGA